DNA from Struthio camelus isolate bStrCam1 chromosome 18, bStrCam1.hap1, whole genome shotgun sequence:
TTTCTCAAAACCAGTGTGACAAACAAATGCAAGTGAATCCTCTGCAGAAAATAccattaaataatgaaaatacaaaactaGACTGTTTAAGCTGCACAGTAGCCTAAAAAGGGGGAACAGGGTCCTTCCCCAGAAAAATGACCTTGGTCGTGTGTTTCCCTTCTGATAAACTATTGACCTGTACTGAGCGccagaaaataaaacagccagCGCCCAGAGGTGGCCCAGGATCTCCGTGAGCTCCACGCACACATGACGGCTCCTTGCCCAGACACACTACTGTTTACAGCAAACCAAGGTTCACCTGAGGCAGTTACAGAGAGTGATACACACCTGCACGCAGACCAGGACTAACAGCCACAGAGCACAGTGCAACTCTGACCCATCATTCATCTTCTCCGTGGTGCATTTCAAGTTAGTTTTTGAAGGAGTAATAAATTAATGAAgccacagtgaagaaaaaaaaaaaaaaccacatacacactctctctctcacgcgcacacacacaacaCAAAACCCCCCGAAACCTGAAAAGTTCAGTTCATGTTCTCAGTACAAGAGGAAGCGTTCCCGGACCTTCTCCTCGATTGAGTGCAGCTTGGTGGCTCGCAGTGCATCCAGCAGCTCCCTGGTGACTTCGTAGTGGCCCTCTTTCAGCTGGATGAGGTAAGCCCTGAACTTCTCCTGGatggctgccctgctccccggcaCGTGCTTCCGCGGCGCGTGCTCGAGGATCTGCTGCAGGCGCTTCAGCTTTCTCACGGGGATGTTCTGGTAAGCCACAAAGTCTATCACGGCTTGTTCACAGTCCTCTTCTTCTAGAGCTGGTAGGAGAAAACCTCCTGAAGGTTAGAGGGGAGGTCACAACATGACACCGGGAGACCAGTCTGAAGCAAGGAACAAACCAGCtaaccctgctgctgcccttctccCTCCACGGGACCCTGTCCTGACCTGGGTACTTCCGTCCAGGAACGGCCAGTTCAGGCCAAGGGCTCAAGCACGCTGAGTCCTGCCAGGAAACCTTCTGCCCTTGTCACCTAATTTCCAAAGCATGTGTTAGCTCATACGGCCACTTACAGCCCAGAGCAGCTGCACAAACAGAGCTGCTTGCACatctctgcccacgcacacagcTGAGGACGTGGGGCCCGGGCAGGGTGCGACTGGCAGCCCCAGGCTGCTCGGAGGTATCGAACTCGCACCAGACTCACACTTCGCTGTAACTACAGGGGAAAGGGCGAGCTGCCAGCTTGGGATGCCTGGCAGGTGCACTACGGGATAAACACGTCAGAATAATAagtctttgcagagagaagatgaggttggaaggaagaagagaaggaaagcatcAAGAATAGCACCATCACATAAAAAAATTCGTCTCTGCCAGCTAAGTACCCTGGAAGACTGGATCCAGCTCTCGCAGCAGGCAAAATTTCCCAGCAGTGGCCCATCCTATACAGGCCCATCCAACTATTAACCACTAAGGGAGAGACTAGCGGGGTAAACTGGGAACAGTTGCACTGGTTATACTGGGTTGGACTTGCCTGGACCCTCCCACCCGCCTCCAAACTTGGAGTTCATTATTTAAGTGTGCCTGCAATTGTCTGTGCAAAAGAGAAGCACAAGTGCCCATGCACCTTCCCTACTCAGTGAAATCATCTGAAGACCCGGAGTTAAAAATACCATTCAGCTCCCCACTGCTCACAGAACTTGTATCTCTATAAATAGCTCAACAGCCGATCTGAAGCTCATTATTGCTTAATAAGCAGAACGGGCACGTGCTGCTGCTGATTTTCATCTCACGTCCTCTCTCCCCACTAGGATCATGCTGTCAGCAAGCAGTGAGGAAAGGGCACGTGCTGATGACAGAGATTTTCATCTGATGCCCACTCCCTCCACCAGGATCATGCTCCTGGCAAGTGGCTTATGGCATGAGTCACGCTTCTTAATGAGAAATGCCACATGCTAGCTAGGCCAGTTTGTTGAAATACTTTTGCATAAAGCTCTTGGGAAGGAGAGGGTTGAAAGACCAGCTCCTCTCATACACTGCTGGGGGAAAATCCTTCTTGCTGCAGGGCAGTTGAAGGGAAGCTATTGTTTTTGAAGTCCAAGACTGTGAAGATTCACTGACATCGGAAGAGCAGACTTTGTCTCCTTTTAACATCAGCTGTTCATTCAGGGTAGAGCAGGCGGTCTCAAACGGCTGCCTGGCTCACCTTACCTGATACCAGGCCCTTGAATTAGCTCGCACATGAAAGACCCAGTCCCTTTCTCATCCCCTAAATCGTTGCGGATGCAGGTTACAGAACAGCTCTCAGGAGCCGTACACTCTCCCACCTCTCCTGCCTTATCTGTGCCAACTGAAGGCTCTTGCCCAGCTTTCAGACTCCAGTGAAACTCAGCACTACATTTTGTGTTGTCACTGTGAAGCAGCTGATAGCGTCTCTGCTTTTTACACATAACAGGCCAAAATCCAAGTTACGCTGAGGCTCGGATGTACCTTGTACTTTGGAGGCAACAATAAGAATTTCCAGAAAGATTGGCTGAAAGACCAGGAGAGGAAGTGAACCCAGGCAAGCCAGAAATTGAGCTGGGTGATGACCAGCAGGCTCTCTGGTGGTATGGCCCTTCACACTGGGTACATTTACATGATTGCAAGCAATCAGTTACGGGCAACAGAGCAAATAACTGGAAGACCTGTCTGTGTGTGCTGGCAGCTTTCTCCAGTTATCAAAGTCACTGCTAAACACCCATGGGATTTCACTGCCAACTCCGTATTCTCAGTGGGCAAGGAACCTGCATGTGGTTTGGTACCGCAGCCCAGAGGAGAAGCGGTTGTTGCTCAAACCCTGTACTCATTCCTTGCCCTAAGGTGAAGGTATGTGAAGGTGAGCGAGGGAGAGAgactatattttttcctctgtagttATCACTCTgtacttttaaaagtaattttatctCATTTGTCATCCACGTGGGAAAGACATCAGTAAGTTCATGCTCGTCCCAGCAACAACACggctccagcatctccccactcTACCCGCAGAGACCCTTGTGCCGGACCGACCGGCGACGTGCCCACGGGCTCACCTGGTCCCTGCGTGCTGTTGCCTCTCCCCATTCCACAGGAGGTGCAGAGCGTGTCGTGGTACTGATTTCCTTGGACGTTGGTCATCTTCCCCTGCTGCGAGCAGTCCTGGTGGGCCTGGCATGGCTTGGTGCTGGagttggaggaagagaagaatccCCGGGGGCAGGGACGACACTGGGTGTTCTCGAAGGAGGTAcctgagcacaggggcagcaaagGGAGAGTCAGCATTTCCCTCCCCAACCACACACCTCTGTGTTCCCAGTGATGACTCCATCATAAGTCATGGCCAACGTCAGCTGAGTGAAGAGCATCAGAGAGCATTTGAGCATGAGGGCAATGTTTTGCAGACGGTCATTGTCTGTGACCCCCCACCTTGAAAAGCGTGTGTCAAACTGCAGGACAAACAGCAACACTTTGTCTAGTCACTTTTCCAAGCACTGATGCCAAAGCATTTGACACATGCTGATGAATTGTCATAGGCCTCCAGACATAAGAGGAAATATCACCTGCTGGTGGAAAGGGCCACCTCAAACACATCAGCCAGCACTAAGTAAGCCGACTGCTGAAACAGTCCTTTGATTCACAGTGTAACACAGCCGGGAGGCTCCTAGCCAAGTGAAAGTAAAAGCTGCTGAAGGCTTCAGTGCTCTGCTTGCTTTTGCAGTGCTGTGTTTTCCCACTAAAGGCTCAGGGCCAGACCTGCTGCCTTTTCACAAAAATGACGTGTCGGCAAGATTCTGTCCAGGGTGTCTTTTATATTCTTTGAAAGAAGTGGCAATGGCTGTCGCAACCAAATTTCACACCTGTTTTCATCTCCTCTTCATACGGCTAGTTAAGAGCAAGGTTTTTACCTTGTTACAACCTACTTCAGGCTCTTTCTTCATCTCTAACAGTAGATGACTTACCTGCTCAGATGATCACCCCACCACATGGGTCACTATTTGTAAGTGGGAAACCAAATAATCACAACAACCCTAGAGGAACCACACACAGATCAGAGAATTTGTCCAACTTGAAAGCCAGCAAGGTCTGCCCAAGCCACTGGAGCTACTGCTCCAAAGGGACAGGGTCTGCACCAGTCAAAGCCCTGCAAAGTGCCCCCGGGGCAGTGCCTTCCCCGCGCCCCAGGGTCCGGCTCACGCAGACGCTCACAGCCTCAGCACTCTTTCTACCTGCAGTGAAGCTCTGCCCTTCCTGGGGAATTAGGACATCTGGGCTGCGGTGCCATAACACCCCACACAAGAAGCCATTTgtgaatatgtaaataaataaaataagataaaaattgCTTATCCTCAAATGTCCCAGATTGCTCACATGGTTAGTCAGTGCTACAACCAAGCCTCCGGCCAAATTTAATGTTCCAGTTTCACAGGATTTTCCCAAATTGTTTGGAAAACTAGTTCACCTTTTGCTGAATCACTGCATTTTGTAACAGTCATTTCCTACAGAAACAAGGAAACTATCAAACTCAACCGTGAGAGTCATCTGAAGACAAGAGATATTTCTCATCTGGCCTATAAGCCTGGAGCGCTTCTGTGTCATGTACAGAAAAATTGCCAAGAGTCTTAACATcttcaaaacacaaagcaaaacgcGCCGCTTTCGCCAACGTTACCCACGCTGTTTTATTTTACTCAGCTGTGGTTTCCAAAAAGAAACCAGTCCTTGGTGACTCAGAGGAGAGTGAGAGGGAACATATGCTTATATGCAAATTGTATTTTTAGAaagtgtatacacacacacacaccaatgGAGGCAAGTAAGGAACCAGACAAACTTGTGTTaaggaaacaactgaaaaaagaaaaagacctatAACCCTTTCATGGCATGTATCTCATTAGGGGACAAAGTCCCAGACTTGTGAATCTCTCTGAAACACAAATCATTACAAGACTGATTTTACGGTTTTGCAACCTGTCCTACTCATTTATCCATTTCGTGTTTTAAATATAACCTATCCAAATTGCACAataaaaaacacataaaacaaaCCCAGAACTACATACATTCACGAGCCCTGCCTTTATATCATAAGCAAACCTTTTCAGTCCAGATAACCAGCATTTCCTGCCTCAAATTCTTGGCTACCTACCTGCAAGGGAGAAGAGAGCTGACAAACTCATAGGAATTACCAAAGCATTTccacctgctcagagcagaaaTTTCAGGGCATGTTGCTACTAGACAGGAACACTGAATCATTTCCCAGAGTTGGCCAGGTCTGCCTGCTGTGGTAGGTGAAGAAAGCAAGTAGGAATCACCATGTCCCAAAGTACGTTGCTGGGGTGTTTCAAGGGTAGTAAGGAaaagtggcaaaaaataaaaataaagagctcCTGGGAAAACAAGCCATGAGCAGTGTCATATCCCAGCAAGGGCAGCATGATAGTGGTAAGCAGGGAGGGAAAAAGTTGAACTACAGGAAATCATTGGCTGCTCTTTTTCTCCTAGATTTTCTCCAGCAGCAACATCAGAATACAGTAGGATGCTCACAAGCATACATGCCTCTGCCTCAGCAGTTTAGCTAGGATACCTACCCAGTTTAAATACGCCGGAGCCAGGAGGACACTCGGAGTGCCTGATGCAGAACTCCATTTCTGAATAATAGCCCTCCCGGCACTGACATACTCTGTTGTGGGTGGAATTGCACTGCTGCACTTCTACCTGCTTCTCCTCACAGATGACATTACAGTACCGGCACTTCTCCAGGTAGTTCCAGTAATGCGTGTAGTGCAAATCCGGGCAGGGCTCGCAcaccgtctctctctctctggtgcAGTGCTGTGCCACGAAGGTCCCTGGAGGGCACTGCTGGCAAGTAATTTTTTCATTCGTCATAGCATCCTTCCATTGGTAGGTGGGTTGGAAGCTGGAGCTGAGCTCAGCCagtaagaggaagagaggagcaaGCATCCACTATAGTAAAAAATTGCAAAGAGTTGTTAGCACTTATTAGGCTTTGCTTGCTCTTTTGCAGAGAGAGACGCAACAACGTGGCAGCTGCCTTACAGAATTAGCTCTCAGTTGTCATTCAGGATGCAATAAATTATTCTCTAGCCTCATGCTCTCCCCCTGGTAGCAAAGCAATAGTGTTTCCAGGGACCAGACCCACCGCCCCGCAGGTACTTCCCCTTCTTCCTTGGCTTACTGCCCCCGGTTACAGGAACGTCCCCTCCCCAAATGCCACGATGCCTTCATGAACCCATTGCTCTTTTTCAGCAATAAACACTGTTCCAGCACAttctccttctctgtttttttacTCCAGTAGGTTCCAAACTATTTTGGGTAAGGCTTTCACATATTaggaagcagaagggaaggagttTCTCAAAtaagtaaataccagtgttttccaTATGaactataatttttttcagtttcagaaaccAAA
Protein-coding regions in this window:
- the TNFRSF6B gene encoding tumor necrosis factor receptor superfamily member 6B isoform X2, coding for MLSYHMLTIRHPSKWMLAPLFLLLAELSSSFQPTYQWKDAMTNEKITCQQCPPGTFVAQHCTRERETVCEPCPDLHYTHYWNYLEKCRYCNVICEEKQVEVQQCNSTHNRVCQCREGYYSEMEFCIRHSECPPGSGVFKLGTSFENTQCRPCPRGFFSSSNSSTKPCQAHQDCSQQGKMTNVQGNQYHDTLCTSCGMGRGNSTQGPALEEEDCEQAVIDFVAYQNIPVRKLKRLQQILEHAPRKHVPGSRAAIQEKFRAYLIQLKEGHYEVTRELLDALRATKLHSIEEKVRERFLLY
- the TNFRSF6B gene encoding tumor necrosis factor receptor superfamily member 6B isoform X1 yields the protein MLSYHMLTIRHPSKWMLAPLFLLLAELSSSFQPTYQWKDAMTNEKITCQQCPPGTFVAQHCTRERETVCEPCPDLHYTHYWNYLEKCRYCNVICEEKQVEVQQCNSTHNRVCQCREGYYSEMEFCIRHSECPPGSGVFKLGTSFENTQCRPCPRGFFSSSNSSTKPCQAHQDCSQQGKMTNVQGNQYHDTLCTSCGMGRGNSTQGPGGFLLPALEEEDCEQAVIDFVAYQNIPVRKLKRLQQILEHAPRKHVPGSRAAIQEKFRAYLIQLKEGHYEVTRELLDALRATKLHSIEEKVRERFLLY